The Elusimicrobiota bacterium DNA window AGATCCCTTTTGCCTGCGCTAACTGAGCCTTCGATAATACCGTCGTTATCGCTGCTGTTAATGTCGTCTTTCCATGGTCTACGTGCCCGATCGTTCCTATGTTTACGTGCGGTTTCTTCCTCTCAAATTTCTGCTTTGACATTTTCTGTTCCTCCTGGACACCCAATGCTACGCGCTTGGAAGCGTATTGGGTGCATTCCGATTATTTATATTTTAAACAGTAGTTTTCGGTAATAAACCATCACTGATATTTTTTGGAACTCTTTCATATTGTGCCGGTTCCATACTGTAGTTTGCTCTTCCCTGGCTTAATGAGCGCAGTGTCGTAGCATAACCAAATATCTGGGCAAGAGGCACATGTCCGCTTATAGTACATAAGCCGTTTTTATTTTCCATGCTTTCAATTTTGCCTCTTCTTGAATTGAGGTCAGCCATAACGTCTCCAATAAATTCTTCCGGGGTTACAACTTCTATTTTCATAATGGGC harbors:
- the tuf gene encoding elongation factor Tu (EF-Tu; promotes GTP-dependent binding of aminoacyl-tRNA to the A-site of ribosomes during protein biosynthesis; when the tRNA anticodon matches the mRNA codon, GTP hydrolysis results; the inactive EF-Tu-GDP leaves the ribosome and release of GDP is promoted by elongation factor Ts; many prokaryotes have two copies of the gene encoding EF-Tu) codes for the protein MSKQKFERKKPHVNIGTIGHVDHGKTTLTAAITTVLSKAQLAQAKGI